TGAAGCGGGCGATCGTCTCCGCCTCTGGGCGCGACAACACCCATCTCGTCGATGCGACAGCGGCGGCCACGACTTTCCTCGGCAATGCCATCGCCGCCAACATGTTCATGCTCGGCTACGCTTGGCAGTTCGGCGCCGTGCCGCTCTCGCGCGCCTCGCTGCTGCGGGCGATCGAGCTCAACGGCGAAGCCGTGGCGATGAACAGCCGAGCCTTCGAGCTCGGCCGCCGCGCCGCGCATGACCCATCTGCCCTGCTCGCGGCGCTCGCCGAGGCCAAGGCCCCAACGGAAGCGCGCCAGATCTCGCAGAGCCTCGACGAGATCATCACCCGCCGCGTCGACTTCCTCACCGGCTATCAGAGCGCCACTTATGCGGCGCGCTATCGCGATCTCGTGGAGAAAGTCCGGGCGAAGGAGGCGAGCGTCGCTCCCGGCGAGAGTGCGCTTACAGAGGCTGTCGCACGCTATCTCTTCAAGCTGATGGCCTACAAGGACGAGTACGAGGTCGCCCGGCTCTACAGCGACGGCGCCTTCCGCAAGCAGCTTGCCGCGACCTTCGAAAAGGATAGCGCCTCGGGCGAGCCTGTGCGTCTCGAATTCCACCTCGCCCCGCCGCTGCTGGCGAAGCGCGATCCCGATACCGGCCTGCCGCGCAAGATGAGCTTCGGGCCGTGGATGATGGGCGCCTTCGGCCTACTGGCTAATCTGAAAGGACTGCGTGGCACCGCCTTCGACATCTTCGGCTACAGCGAGGAGCGCCGAACCGAACGCCGGCTGATCGCGGATTACGAGACGCTGATCGCCGAGATCCTCGGCAAGCTCTCGCCGCGGAACCATGCGATCTGCGTCGCCCTCGCTGCTATTCCTGAAAAGATCCGTGGCTTCGGCCACGTCAAGGAACGCCATCTCACCGCCGCTAAGGCCGAAGAAACCGAGCTGCTGAAGCGCCTGCGCGACGGCTCCGATGCAGCACTGGCAATGCCGAAGGCGGCCGAATAGCGGCGCGACCCGCTGCAGTCTACGCCGGAAAGCGTGCTTGAGTTCGGCCGCATCGCCGCCCCATACTATCCCCTCTCCCGCTTGAGCGACTGAGGGGCCGGCGAATCTTGATTTCCGAGGACGAGTTGCGCCGCATCGCCGCCTGGTCGAACGACCTGACGCCGGAGGAGTTCGAGGAAGCCAGGCGCGGTACCAGCATCAAGGCCTATGGCAAGGGCGCCCATGTCTGCCATGTCGGCGACCGGCTCGAATCCTGGACCGGCGTCGCCGACGGCCTGCTCAAGATGAGCACGACCTCGCGCAGCGGCAAATCGGCGACGCTCGCGGGCCTGCGCGGCGGCGCCTGGTTCGGCGAGGGCACGATCATCAAGAACGAACCGCGGCGCTACGATCTCGTCGCGCTGCGCGAGAGCAAGGTCGCGCTGATGCGGCGCCAGACCTTCTTCTGGCTGTTCGAGCACTCGGCCGCCTTCAACCGCTTCCTGGTCCACCAGTTCAACGAACGCCTCGCCCAGTTCATCGGGCTCGCCGAATACGACCGCATGCTGGGGGCGACCGGCCGCCTCGCCCGCAACCTCGCCTGGCTGTTCAACCCGATCCTCTACCCGAACAAGGACCGGACGCTGACGATCTCGCAGGAGGAGCTCGGCCTGCTCGCGGGCATCTCCCGGCAGATGGCCAATCAGAGCCTCGCCAAACTCGCCGAACTCGGCCTCGTCGAGGTCGGCCATAACGAGGTGACGATCCTGGATCTGGAGCGGCTGGCGCGATACGAGGGCTAGGGCAAGACAGCTAGAGCGAAAGCCGTGCCGGCGCCCGGTCTTTCCGCCTCATCCTCGGCGGTGTTTCCAGCATTGACAATGGAACGGGTATTCTCGCCATGTCCCCGGCATCCCGCGCTCCGCGCTCGCGGTTCCGCGCCCGGTTCCATCGACCGGCCAGCTATTGTGCCGCGGCTGAACTTGGCCTTTAGTCTTGCGCTTGCGAAGTCGTCCTTCGCAATTGTCTCGATCTGCAGACAATATCCCGGAAGCCGGCAATAGATTTCAGACCGGATTGCTTTTGAAGGGGGAGACGTCCGATGTTGAAGAAGATCAGCGTGATCGCCGCAGTTTCGTTCGCTCTGGCGGGCTGCGCGACCACTCCGACAGTCACCAGTCAGACGATCATCGTCGCCGGTGTCGGGCCGGTGGAGGTCGAGCGTCTCGATGTCGAGGTCGCCGCCGTCAATCCTGCCGAGCGCATCGTGGTCGTCAAGCAGGGCCGCCAGACATGGCCCGTCGCGGTGCCGGCAGTGTTCGGAAACCTGCAGAACATCAGCCCGGGTGATCGGGTCGAGGTTCGCCGCGTCGAAGGCGTGGTCCTCGGCGCCAAGCGCGCCCGGAAGGGTGCCAAGCCAGCGATCATCTACACGGAGGCGGCAGCCGACTCCTCCTTCCAGAACCTGCCGGAAAGATTCGTGGTGCGGTCGCTGACGGTGACGGCAAGGTTCGAAAAGTTCGATCCGGAGACGAACGTCGTCAGCTATGTCGGCCCGGCCGGGCCGCGGACCCATGTCGTGGCGGATCCCGACATCCAGAACGACATCCGCCGCCTGAAGCGGGGCGACATGGTCGAACTGAGCTTCGCCGAAGCCTTCCTGCTCCAGAAGTCCTAACCCCGTCGGCGCACAGCCCACCGCGACGGATACGTCAGGCGCGACCTCGGATTCCAAGAGCGGCGAGGGTCGCGCCTGGCTGCCGCCCGAGCGCGGGCTCTACCGGCACCACGAATCCCTGCCGGCGAATAAAAGCAGAGCAGTTCCACTGCATCGTTCATGCATGGATGGAAGAACCCGCCCGGCGAGAGCCGGGCCTTCTGGTCGGGGATATCGAGCACGGCCGGCTGACGGCGCTTGGTCGGCCACATGGGATGCCGGCCCGGCATGGTCGTCACTTCC
This sequence is a window from Bosea vestrisii. Protein-coding genes within it:
- a CDS encoding Crp/Fnr family transcriptional regulator — its product is MISEDELRRIAAWSNDLTPEEFEEARRGTSIKAYGKGAHVCHVGDRLESWTGVADGLLKMSTTSRSGKSATLAGLRGGAWFGEGTIIKNEPRRYDLVALRESKVALMRRQTFFWLFEHSAAFNRFLVHQFNERLAQFIGLAEYDRMLGATGRLARNLAWLFNPILYPNKDRTLTISQEELGLLAGISRQMANQSLAKLAELGLVEVGHNEVTILDLERLARYEG